From Estrella lausannensis, the proteins below share one genomic window:
- a CDS encoding primase-helicase zinc-binding domain-containing protein, translating to MNLLELAKEQGLDPKKVSSTGGGEYHSSCPSCGGKDRFRLHPNKIGKRCVGSYACRVCEINGDTISFCIDVMDIPFEEAFRRAGVEPSFSDRSFLSLKSPRLAPIISPETPSKKWEAKALLFIEATHKRIWKQPEILEYLSRRGIPENAVAKYKLGWNPTDLNGNREDWGLEAQQKEDGSPKGIWLPKGLVIPWFDRDGAVKRLKIRRADWKEGDKLPKYIKASGGMKGISIIGTSKDKDVMIFVESELDAFAVEFSCGDFAFAAAVGTNNPSIDHVTDYLAQKRAFVLVAHDRDQPGMVMLDKLKERYPQAKAYPVPFGKDVGEAAQEGLNIRDWILQGLPEKFRAQDTRL from the coding sequence ATGAATTTACTGGAATTAGCGAAAGAACAAGGTTTAGATCCCAAAAAGGTTTCTTCAACCGGAGGCGGCGAGTATCACAGTTCTTGCCCTTCGTGCGGAGGTAAAGACCGATTCAGACTTCACCCGAATAAAATCGGTAAGCGCTGTGTCGGAAGCTATGCCTGCCGGGTATGTGAGATCAACGGCGACACGATCAGCTTTTGTATAGATGTCATGGATATTCCTTTTGAAGAGGCTTTTCGAAGGGCAGGAGTCGAACCCTCATTTTCTGACCGGTCTTTCTTATCACTCAAAAGTCCACGTCTAGCTCCCATAATCTCCCCTGAAACGCCTTCAAAGAAATGGGAAGCGAAGGCACTTCTTTTTATCGAGGCGACACACAAGCGGATCTGGAAGCAACCGGAGATTTTGGAATATCTCTCTAGGCGAGGAATCCCCGAAAACGCGGTCGCGAAGTACAAGCTCGGCTGGAATCCAACAGATCTCAATGGAAATCGCGAGGATTGGGGGCTTGAAGCACAGCAGAAAGAGGACGGAAGCCCTAAAGGGATTTGGCTACCGAAAGGACTCGTCATTCCCTGGTTTGATCGAGACGGCGCGGTGAAGCGGCTTAAAATCAGACGAGCGGACTGGAAAGAGGGAGATAAGCTGCCGAAGTACATCAAAGCCTCTGGCGGTATGAAAGGGATTAGTATTATCGGCACGAGCAAAGACAAGGATGTGATGATCTTTGTCGAGTCAGAGCTGGACGCCTTTGCTGTCGAGTTTTCTTGCGGTGACTTTGCTTTCGCGGCAGCGGTCGGAACAAATAACCCTTCAATAGATCATGTAACCGATTACTTGGCGCAGAAGCGGGCGTTCGTTTTGGTTGCTCACGACAGGGATCAGCCGGGGATGGTTATGCTTGATAAGCTGAAAGAGCGCTATCCACAAGCCAAAGCCTATCCTGTTCCTTTTGGAAAGGATGTTGGTGAAGCAGCCCAAGAAGGATTGAATATCAGGGATTGGATTCTACAAGGCTTACCTGAAAAATTCAGGGCGCAAGATACCAGGCTGTAA
- a CDS encoding DUF5906 domain-containing protein, translating into MNIEPTQNIAEKRIPNEKKPSKKKQLEALKREWCEKQESLLKEKETLGFGDYDIDDFLGYEVDEDESYDKTAPILALQRKLRELQEKRHILWGEDSAIEELNKKHAVVHTSQFFIMTEKDHPVFTGTTFTLESKQSFKDTYENQLVLCADGKERSKAEVWLKSPKRRQYKGITFSPGRQTQDKDLYNLWRGFSVEPKQGSCALFKEHMRRVICGGNEVYFNYLWKWCARLFQSPHLLAETVPVLMGEPGTGKNTFVEGLGYLLMGGFVPLDGVQQLVGNFNFHLKEAVLIHGNEAMWGGNKKELGRLKSMITEPYKAIEPKGKDVIFVPNYTHLIISSNEDWPVHIDRNDRRFFVLNVSSAHKEDLPYFKAIKEELRNGGREALLYELLHEDISDFDPRIIPSNNEAFSVKMESAGSTEKYIYAALREGHFNIGNAAPFGAWKEKISVDSVFTDYESWCLSERLGPKGKAAFGKILKKLIPLVEKIRPRSKDIGERTWEYEFGNLESVRRQFEKSFKVDQGIWDWS; encoded by the coding sequence ATGAATATTGAACCGACTCAGAATATAGCAGAAAAGCGAATTCCAAACGAAAAAAAACCGAGCAAAAAAAAGCAATTAGAGGCCCTAAAAAGAGAGTGGTGTGAAAAACAGGAGAGTCTTCTTAAAGAAAAAGAAACTCTTGGGTTTGGAGATTACGACATTGATGACTTCTTAGGGTATGAGGTGGATGAAGATGAAAGCTACGACAAAACAGCGCCCATTCTAGCCCTACAAAGAAAGTTGAGAGAGCTGCAAGAAAAACGCCATATTTTGTGGGGTGAAGATTCCGCCATCGAGGAATTAAATAAAAAGCATGCAGTAGTTCACACCAGCCAATTCTTCATCATGACAGAAAAAGACCACCCAGTCTTTACAGGGACAACCTTCACTTTAGAGAGCAAGCAATCGTTTAAAGACACGTACGAAAACCAATTAGTTCTTTGCGCTGACGGAAAAGAAAGGTCAAAAGCTGAGGTTTGGCTGAAGAGTCCTAAAAGAAGGCAATATAAAGGAATAACATTCTCCCCGGGCCGACAAACCCAAGACAAGGATTTATACAATTTATGGAGGGGATTTTCAGTCGAGCCGAAACAGGGAAGCTGCGCTCTATTCAAGGAACACATGAGGCGGGTAATTTGCGGAGGTAATGAAGTTTACTTCAATTATCTCTGGAAGTGGTGCGCTCGCTTGTTCCAGTCTCCACACCTTTTAGCTGAAACTGTTCCGGTTCTAATGGGCGAGCCTGGAACTGGAAAAAACACCTTTGTAGAAGGCTTGGGTTATCTTCTAATGGGCGGTTTCGTTCCTCTGGACGGTGTTCAGCAATTGGTTGGCAATTTTAACTTCCATTTGAAAGAGGCTGTTCTGATTCATGGCAATGAGGCCATGTGGGGTGGGAATAAGAAGGAACTCGGACGGCTCAAATCGATGATAACAGAGCCATACAAAGCGATTGAACCAAAAGGGAAAGATGTAATTTTTGTCCCTAACTACACACACCTAATTATTTCATCAAATGAAGATTGGCCTGTACACATCGACCGAAACGATAGGCGCTTTTTCGTTCTGAATGTCAGCAGTGCACACAAAGAAGACCTGCCTTATTTCAAAGCGATCAAAGAAGAACTGCGAAACGGAGGAAGGGAGGCCCTTTTATATGAACTCCTGCATGAGGATATAAGCGATTTCGACCCTAGGATAATCCCATCAAACAACGAAGCCTTTAGCGTTAAGATGGAATCCGCTGGGTCTACTGAAAAATACATTTATGCGGCCTTAAGAGAGGGGCACTTCAACATAGGCAATGCCGCTCCCTTCGGCGCTTGGAAGGAAAAAATTAGTGTGGACAGCGTTTTCACTGATTACGAGTCGTGGTGTCTTTCTGAAAGACTTGGGCCAAAAGGAAAGGCTGCGTTTGGGAAGATTTTGAAGAAGCTTATTCCTTTGGTAGAGAAGATACGCCCCAGATCTAAAGATATCGGCGAAAGGACATGGGAATACGAGTTTGGGAACTTGGAATCGGTAAGAAGGCAATTTGAAAAGTCGTTTAAGGTAGATCAAGGAATTTGGGATTGGTCATAG